In a single window of the Streptomyces sp. NBC_00353 genome:
- a CDS encoding single-stranded DNA-binding protein, with the protein MAGETVITVVGNLVDDPELRFTPSGAAVAKFRVASTPRIFDRQTNEWKDGEGLFLTCSVWRQAAENVAESLQRGMRVVVQGRLKQRSYEDREGVKRTVYELDVEEVGPSLKSATAKVTKTTGRGGQGGQGGYGGGQQGGGNWGGGPSGGGQQGGGGAPADDPWATSAPAGGQQGGGQQGGGGGWGGSSGGSGGSGGGYSDEPPF; encoded by the coding sequence ATGGCAGGCGAGACCGTCATCACGGTCGTCGGCAATCTCGTCGACGACCCCGAGCTGCGCTTCACCCCGTCCGGTGCGGCGGTCGCGAAGTTCCGTGTCGCGTCCACTCCCCGCATCTTCGACCGGCAGACCAATGAGTGGAAGGACGGCGAAGGCCTGTTCCTCACCTGCTCGGTCTGGCGACAGGCGGCGGAGAACGTCGCCGAGTCGCTCCAGCGAGGCATGCGCGTTGTCGTGCAGGGCCGGCTGAAGCAGCGGTCGTACGAAGACCGCGAGGGCGTGAAGCGCACGGTCTACGAGCTGGACGTCGAGGAAGTCGGCCCCAGCCTCAAGAGCGCCACGGCCAAGGTCACCAAAACCACCGGTCGCGGTGGCCAGGGCGGCCAGGGTGGTTACGGCGGTGGCCAGCAGGGCGGCGGCAACTGGGGCGGCGGTCCCAGTGGCGGTGGCCAGCAGGGTGGCGGCGGTGCTCCCGCCGACGACCCGTGGGCCACCAGCGCGCCGGCCGGCGGCCAGCAGGGCGGGGGTCAGCAGGGCGGCGGAGGCGGTTGGGGCGGAAGCTCCGGCGGTTCCGGCGGTTCTGGTGGCGGCTACTCGGACGAGCCTCCCTTCTAG
- a CDS encoding lipid II:glycine glycyltransferase FemX, which yields MSLTLRTISREQHLAYIQSLPSASHCQVPAWADVKTEWRSENLGWFDKSGKLVGAGLVLYRQLPKIKRYLAYLPEGPVINWYAPNLDDWLQPMLAHLKQQGAFSVKMGPPVVIRRWDAAAIKSGIQDPDVKRLRDVEATHIEPRAFEVADRLRKMGWQQGEDGGAGFGDVQPRYVFQVPLANRSLEDVLKGFNQLWRRNIKKAEKAGVEVVQGSYEDLAEWQRLYEITAVRDHFRPRPLSYFQRMWTVLNSEDPNRMRLYFARHNGVNLSAATMLVVGGHVWYSYGASDNIGREVRPSNAMQWRMLRDSYAMGATVYDLRGISDSLDETDHLFGLIQFKVGTGGEAVEYVGEWDFPLNKLLHKALDMYMSRR from the coding sequence ATGAGCCTGACCCTGAGGACCATCAGCCGAGAGCAGCATCTGGCGTACATCCAGAGTCTGCCTTCGGCCAGTCACTGCCAGGTCCCGGCGTGGGCTGATGTGAAGACCGAATGGCGCTCGGAGAATCTGGGATGGTTCGACAAGAGCGGCAAGTTGGTCGGCGCCGGCCTAGTCCTGTACCGCCAGCTGCCCAAGATCAAGAGGTACCTCGCGTACCTCCCCGAGGGCCCGGTCATCAACTGGTACGCCCCGAACCTGGACGACTGGCTGCAGCCGATGCTGGCGCATCTCAAGCAGCAGGGGGCCTTCTCCGTGAAGATGGGCCCGCCGGTCGTCATCCGTCGCTGGGACGCGGCCGCCATCAAGTCCGGTATCCAGGACCCTGATGTGAAGCGTCTGCGCGACGTCGAGGCCACCCACATCGAGCCTCGTGCCTTCGAAGTCGCTGACCGGCTGAGGAAGATGGGCTGGCAGCAGGGCGAGGACGGCGGCGCCGGATTCGGTGACGTACAGCCGCGGTATGTCTTCCAGGTCCCGCTGGCCAACCGGTCGTTGGAAGACGTCCTCAAGGGCTTCAACCAGCTGTGGCGCCGCAACATCAAGAAGGCCGAGAAGGCCGGTGTCGAGGTCGTCCAGGGCAGTTACGAGGACCTCGCCGAATGGCAGCGGCTGTACGAGATCACCGCGGTCCGCGACCACTTCCGGCCGCGCCCGCTCTCTTATTTCCAGCGCATGTGGACGGTACTCAACTCCGAGGACCCCAACCGCATGCGGCTCTATTTCGCGCGGCACAACGGCGTGAACCTGTCGGCGGCGACGATGCTCGTCGTCGGTGGCCACGTCTGGTACTCGTACGGCGCATCCGACAACATCGGGCGCGAGGTCCGGCCCTCGAACGCGATGCAGTGGCGCATGCTGCGCGACTCGTATGCGATGGGCGCGACCGTCTACGACCTGCGCGGCATCAGCGACTCGCTCGACGAGACGGACCACCTCTTCGGTCTGATCCAGTTCAAGGTCGGTACCGGCGGCGAAGCCGTCGAGTACGTCGGCGAGTGGGACTTCCCGCTCAACAAGCTGCTCCACAAGGCTCTCGATATGTACATGTCGCGCCGCTGA
- the rpsF gene encoding 30S ribosomal protein S6, with product MRHYEVMVILDPDLEERAVSPLIENFLSVVREGNGKVEKVDTWGRRRLAYEIKKKPEGIYSVIDLQAEPAIVKELDRQMNLNESVLRTKVLRPEIH from the coding sequence ATGCGTCACTACGAGGTGATGGTCATCCTCGACCCCGATCTCGAGGAGCGCGCTGTCTCCCCGCTGATCGAGAACTTCCTCTCCGTCGTCCGTGAGGGCAACGGAAAGGTTGAGAAGGTCGACACCTGGGGCCGTCGTCGTCTCGCTTACGAGATCAAGAAGAAGCCCGAGGGCATCTACTCGGTCATCGATCTGCAGGCCGAGCCTGCGATCGTCAAGGAGCTCGACCGCCAGATGAACCTGAACGAGTCGGTCCTCCGGACCAAGGTCCTCCGTCCCGAGATCCACTGA
- a CDS encoding alanine racemase, whose product MALSLYVDTARWRAHQKSVLDQFPGLVPVCKGNGYGFGHERLADEAIRFGSDTLAVGTTYEAARIKDWFSGDLLVLTPFRRGEEPVPLPDRVIRSVSSVDGVHALVGARVVIECMSSMKRHGVKEEELGQLHAAIEDVRLEGFALHLPLDRTDGSDAVEEVIGWMDRLRAARLPLHTMFVSHLRAEELARLQQQFPQTRFRARIGTRLWLGDHDATEYRGSVLDVTRVVKGDRFGYRQQRAASDGWLVVVAGGTSHGVGLEAPKALHGVMPRAKGVARAGLATVNRNLSPFVWAGKQRWFAEPPHMQVSILFVPADAPEPKVGDELVAHLRHTTTQFDRLVDR is encoded by the coding sequence ATGGCGCTCTCCCTCTACGTCGACACCGCGCGCTGGCGGGCGCACCAGAAATCCGTGCTCGACCAGTTCCCCGGGCTCGTCCCGGTCTGCAAGGGCAACGGATACGGCTTCGGTCACGAGCGGCTCGCCGACGAGGCGATCCGCTTCGGCTCCGACACCCTGGCCGTCGGCACCACCTATGAGGCGGCCCGCATAAAGGACTGGTTCAGCGGCGATCTGCTGGTGCTCACCCCGTTCCGGCGGGGCGAGGAGCCGGTGCCGCTGCCCGACCGCGTCATCCGGTCCGTGTCCTCCGTGGACGGTGTGCACGCCCTGGTCGGGGCCCGTGTCGTCATCGAGTGCATGAGCTCGATGAAGCGTCACGGCGTCAAGGAGGAGGAGCTGGGGCAGCTGCACGCCGCCATCGAGGACGTACGCCTCGAAGGTTTTGCCCTGCACCTGCCGCTGGACCGGACGGACGGCTCGGACGCCGTCGAGGAGGTCATCGGCTGGATGGACCGCCTGCGGGCGGCCCGGCTGCCGCTGCACACCATGTTCGTCAGCCATCTGCGTGCCGAGGAACTGGCCCGGCTTCAGCAGCAGTTCCCGCAGACCCGCTTCCGCGCCCGTATCGGCACGCGGCTGTGGCTCGGCGACCACGACGCGACGGAGTACCGGGGCTCCGTCCTCGACGTCACACGTGTCGTCAAGGGCGACCGGTTCGGCTACCGCCAGCAGAGGGCCGCCTCCGACGGCTGGCTGGTGGTCGTCGCCGGCGGTACGTCGCACGGCGTGGGTCTGGAGGCCCCGAAGGCCCTGCACGGCGTGATGCCGCGGGCCAAGGGCGTCGCCCGCGCCGGCCTGGCCACGGTCAACCGCAACCTGTCACCGTTCGTCTGGGCGGGCAAGCAGCGCTGGTTCGCCGAGCCGCCGCACATGCAGGTGTCGATCCTGTTCGTACCTGCGGACGCGCCGGAGCCGAAGGTCGGGGACGAGCTGGTCGCCCATCTGCGCCACACGACCACCCAGTTCGACCGTCTCGTCGACCGCTGA
- a CDS encoding glycosyltransferase family 87 protein: MPSAEDTSVHQERPVVRPTQQDEIAAAGSELIGGRSGRWARTGTSPLTPVRVVALVAIGMFALGMVQKAPCYNWAWFRGASSQYTHACYSDIPHLFVGRGFADGLVPYFDRLSGDMQYLEYPVLTGVFMQVAAWLTPGGSMQYREQMYWMVNAGMLMICTAVMAVCVARTHRRRPWDGLLVALAPAFALTATINWDLLAVALTAAAMLMWSRQRALAFGVLIGLATAAKLYPVFLLGPIFVLCWRAGKWREFFVATLGAAASWLVVNLPVMVFAPEGWKKFYTFSHDRPLDFGSFWLIIAQRAGISISVDTVNNISLLLTILLCAGIGVLTLMAPRRPRFAQLAFLVVAAFILTNKVYSPQYVLWLIPLAALARPRWRDFLIWQACEVMYFLGIWMYLAYTTSGDKHQGLPTEGYQLAIAVHLLGTLYLCAVVVRDILMPERDVVRRDGSDDPSGGVLDGAEDVFVLGHAATHRPRHAAHAVEGPWVEWGAAQESAAD; the protein is encoded by the coding sequence ATGCCAAGCGCAGAGGACACGAGCGTGCACCAGGAGCGGCCCGTCGTACGGCCCACGCAACAGGACGAGATCGCGGCGGCCGGCAGCGAGCTGATCGGCGGCCGGTCGGGACGCTGGGCGAGGACCGGCACCAGCCCGCTCACACCCGTGCGTGTCGTCGCGCTGGTGGCCATCGGGATGTTTGCGCTCGGCATGGTGCAGAAGGCGCCCTGCTACAACTGGGCATGGTTCAGAGGTGCCAGTTCGCAGTACACGCATGCCTGCTACTCCGACATTCCGCATCTCTTCGTCGGGCGTGGCTTCGCCGACGGCCTCGTGCCGTACTTCGACCGGCTGAGCGGCGACATGCAGTACCTCGAGTACCCCGTACTGACGGGTGTGTTCATGCAGGTCGCGGCCTGGCTGACGCCCGGCGGCTCCATGCAGTACCGCGAGCAGATGTACTGGATGGTCAACGCGGGCATGCTCATGATCTGTACCGCGGTCATGGCCGTGTGTGTCGCCCGTACGCACCGGCGCCGCCCGTGGGACGGGCTGCTGGTCGCCCTGGCGCCCGCCTTCGCGCTCACCGCGACGATCAACTGGGACCTGCTGGCCGTCGCCCTGACGGCCGCGGCCATGCTCATGTGGTCCCGGCAGCGGGCGCTGGCGTTCGGCGTCCTCATCGGCCTCGCCACGGCCGCCAAGCTCTATCCCGTATTCCTGCTGGGGCCGATCTTCGTGCTCTGCTGGCGCGCGGGCAAATGGCGGGAGTTCTTCGTGGCGACGCTCGGCGCGGCCGCATCCTGGCTGGTGGTGAACCTGCCGGTGATGGTGTTCGCGCCCGAGGGGTGGAAGAAGTTCTACACGTTCAGCCATGACCGGCCGCTCGACTTCGGTTCGTTCTGGCTGATCATCGCGCAGCGTGCCGGGATCTCCATCTCGGTCGACACCGTCAACAACATTTCGCTGCTGCTGACGATCCTGCTGTGCGCGGGCATCGGCGTGCTGACACTGATGGCCCCGCGCCGGCCCCGCTTCGCTCAGCTGGCGTTTCTCGTCGTCGCGGCGTTCATCCTCACCAACAAGGTCTATTCACCGCAGTACGTGCTGTGGCTGATCCCTCTTGCGGCGCTGGCCAGGCCGCGCTGGCGGGACTTCCTCATCTGGCAGGCGTGCGAGGTCATGTACTTCCTGGGGATCTGGATGTACCTCGCGTACACGACGAGCGGCGACAAGCACCAGGGGCTGCCGACGGAGGGCTACCAGCTGGCGATCGCCGTGCATCTGCTGGGCACGCTGTACCTCTGCGCCGTCGTCGTACGGGACATCCTGATGCCGGAGCGGGACGTCGTACGCCGCGACGGGTCGGACGATCCGTCGGGCGGGGTGCTCGACGGGGCCGAGGACGTCTTTGTGCTGGGCCACGCAGCGACGCACCGGCCGCGGCACGCGGCGCACGCGGTCGAGGGACCGTGGGTGGAGTGGGGCGCGGCGCAAGAATCGGCCGCCGACTGA